A window from Erythrobacter sp. YJ-T3-07 encodes these proteins:
- a CDS encoding NAD(P) transhydrogenase subunit alpha, whose amino-acid sequence MDFISVLSIFVLACFVGYYVVWSVTPALHTPLMAVTNAISSVIIVGALIASAEAGSATAKWLGLAAVVLASINIFGGFAVTERMLAMYKKKDSK is encoded by the coding sequence ATGGACTTCATTTCCGTCCTGTCGATTTTCGTGCTGGCGTGTTTCGTCGGCTATTACGTGGTCTGGTCGGTCACGCCGGCGCTGCATACGCCGCTGATGGCGGTGACCAACGCGATTTCCTCGGTGATTATCGTCGGCGCGCTGATCGCCAGCGCCGAAGCGGGTAGCGCGACCGCCAAGTGGCTCGGCCTTGCTGCGGTGGTGCTTGCCAGCATCAACATCTTCGGCGGCTTCGCGGTGACCGAGCGGATGCTCGCCATGTACAAGAAGAAGGACAGCAAATGA
- a CDS encoding SDR family NAD(P)-dependent oxidoreductase: protein MTEGYDFTNRTALVTGAASGIGAACARWLDRNGIGKLILIDRDGDGLGKLGLSCEVESHQADVADAGFWQSLEPQLDRLDHAVVNAGIGTGGRIAELDFAEWRRVMAINLDGAFLTLSTALRAMRKTGGGSAVVTASITGLKPVPGIGAYGVSKAAVAHMARIAAAENAGHGIRVNAIAPGGVDTAIWNSPDNEAQFAEHGREAVIAQMGKTTPRGRFATADELARDIGYLLSDASANVTGTVLTSDGGYTL from the coding sequence ATGACCGAGGGATACGATTTCACCAACCGCACCGCACTCGTCACCGGGGCCGCTTCCGGCATCGGTGCCGCGTGCGCCCGCTGGCTCGACCGCAATGGGATCGGCAAGCTGATCCTGATCGACCGCGACGGCGATGGCCTGGGCAAGCTTGGGCTGTCGTGCGAGGTCGAGAGCCACCAGGCCGACGTTGCCGACGCGGGCTTCTGGCAGAGCCTCGAACCGCAGCTCGACCGGCTCGACCATGCGGTAGTCAACGCCGGGATCGGCACCGGCGGCCGGATTGCCGAACTAGACTTTGCCGAGTGGCGGCGGGTGATGGCGATCAACCTCGATGGTGCCTTCCTCACTCTCTCCACTGCCCTGCGCGCGATGCGCAAGACGGGCGGCGGAAGCGCGGTCGTCACCGCGTCGATCACCGGGCTCAAACCGGTGCCCGGCATCGGCGCCTATGGCGTCTCCAAGGCCGCGGTCGCGCACATGGCGCGGATCGCGGCGGCAGAGAACGCAGGCCACGGCATCCGCGTCAACGCCATCGCGCCCGGCGGCGTCGACACCGCGATCTGGAACTCGCCCGACAACGAAGCCCAGTTTGCCGAGCACGGGCGCGAGGCGGTGATCGCGCAGATGGGCAAGACCACCCCGCGCGGCCGCTTCGCCACGGCGGACGAGCTGGCGCGCGACATCGGCTACCTCCTGTCCGACGCCTCCGCCAACGTCACCGGCACCGTGCTGACCAGCGACGGCGGGTACACGCTCTAA
- a CDS encoding hemerythrin domain-containing protein → MDIVDCILADHDRQRRWFAALDEARDDLESAGKIFNRLRDHLEAHAMAEEKYFYPTLLQLGEGALDSDSADETTEDAIDDHNKIANAADAALNEEVGSDAWWKCVDKANYQNSAHLSEEERQGLTDFRRRVPLEKRIALGIKYLAFEADHVTNVEREEKDPDAYIEENEAA, encoded by the coding sequence ATGGATATCGTCGACTGCATTCTCGCCGACCACGACCGCCAGCGCCGCTGGTTTGCAGCACTGGACGAGGCGCGCGACGATCTCGAATCCGCGGGCAAAATCTTCAACCGCCTGCGCGACCATCTCGAAGCGCATGCCATGGCGGAAGAGAAGTACTTCTACCCCACCCTCCTCCAGCTCGGCGAAGGCGCGCTCGATTCCGACAGTGCGGACGAGACCACCGAAGACGCGATCGACGATCACAACAAGATCGCCAACGCAGCCGACGCGGCACTCAACGAAGAGGTCGGATCGGACGCCTGGTGGAAGTGTGTCGACAAGGCGAACTACCAGAACAGCGCGCATCTTTCCGAAGAGGAACGCCAGGGCCTGACCGATTTCCGCCGCCGGGTGCCGCTGGAAAAGCGGATCGCGCTGGGGATCAAGTATCTCGCCTTCGAAGCAGACCACGTCACCAATGTGGAGCGCGAGGAGAAGGATCCGGACGCATACATCGAGGAAAACGAAGCGGCGTGA
- a CDS encoding sigma-54 dependent transcriptional regulator, with amino-acid sequence MADQEERLLMLIDDEPAQSRLVTALAARDGWRTVVVNDAETAIATLGTRQGMQLSAIILDQWVPGDAACDLIAELKKRRPALPILMLTTSASPLLAVEAMRAGATDYLIKPVAPERLMRALRSATRVEASRNELQPLTEKMPAVLDFDAMIGTDPIFRIALARAAKAARSHGHVLIEGESGTGKEMLLRAIQATSPRAKAPFRLVNVAGVPVNSIESALFGHEKGAFAGAFESQMGALQHCDTGTLVLDEIDRLSADQQARLATTLNEGIVRPIGATHGFRIDTRLLSASNRPLSELAAKGQFDQDLLAAISATRISLPPLRERPGDIAALARHFLARIGDQPGLRHLSLADSALNLLCAYDWPGNVRQLQAVLFRAAVFCDAEMLTSSDFPQLSELIGDHAGSGQHVQEAVGVMLYTDDGNLRPLEEIEADVIRLAIGHYRGRMTEVARRLGIGRSTLYRKLSDLGIDNAA; translated from the coding sequence ATGGCCGATCAAGAAGAACGTTTGCTAATGCTGATCGACGACGAGCCGGCGCAGAGCCGCCTTGTCACCGCGCTCGCCGCCCGCGACGGTTGGCGGACGGTGGTCGTGAACGATGCAGAAACCGCAATCGCCACGCTGGGCACGCGGCAGGGCATGCAATTGTCTGCCATCATCCTCGACCAGTGGGTGCCCGGCGATGCCGCGTGCGACCTGATTGCCGAACTCAAGAAGCGCCGCCCCGCGCTGCCGATTCTGATGCTGACCACCAGCGCCAGCCCGCTGCTCGCGGTCGAGGCGATGCGCGCCGGTGCCACCGACTATCTGATCAAGCCGGTCGCGCCCGAACGGCTGATGCGCGCGCTGCGTAGCGCCACCCGGGTCGAGGCGAGCCGTAACGAGCTTCAGCCGCTGACCGAGAAGATGCCCGCGGTGCTCGATTTCGACGCGATGATCGGGACCGACCCGATCTTCCGCATCGCGCTGGCCCGCGCCGCCAAGGCAGCCCGATCGCACGGCCACGTGCTGATCGAGGGCGAGAGCGGCACCGGCAAGGAGATGCTGCTGCGCGCGATCCAGGCGACCAGCCCGCGCGCCAAGGCCCCCTTCCGCCTCGTCAATGTTGCCGGCGTGCCGGTCAACTCGATCGAATCGGCGCTGTTCGGGCACGAGAAAGGCGCCTTCGCGGGTGCTTTCGAGAGCCAGATGGGCGCGTTGCAGCATTGCGACACCGGCACGCTGGTGCTCGACGAGATCGACCGCCTTTCCGCCGATCAGCAGGCACGCCTCGCAACCACGCTGAACGAAGGGATCGTCCGCCCGATCGGCGCGACCCACGGCTTCCGGATCGACACGCGCCTGCTTTCCGCAAGCAATCGCCCGCTGTCCGAACTCGCCGCGAAGGGCCAGTTCGACCAGGATCTGCTCGCCGCGATCTCCGCCACCCGGATCAGCCTGCCCCCGCTGCGCGAGCGGCCGGGCGACATCGCCGCGCTGGCCCGCCACTTCCTCGCCCGGATCGGCGACCAGCCGGGCCTGCGCCATCTCAGCCTGGCCGACAGCGCGCTCAATCTGCTGTGCGCCTACGACTGGCCGGGCAATGTCCGCCAGCTGCAGGCGGTCCTGTTCCGCGCCGCTGTGTTCTGCGATGCGGAGATGCTGACCAGCAGCGATTTCCCCCAGCTTTCCGAACTGATCGGCGATCATGCCGGGAGCGGCCAACACGTGCAGGAAGCGGTCGGCGTGATGCTCTATACCGACGATGGCAACCTGCGCCCGCTCGAAGAGATCGAGGCCGACGTGATCCGCCTCGCCATCGGCCATTATCGCGGACGGATGACCGAGGTCGCCCGCAGGCTCGGCATCGGGCGTTCCACGCTCTATCGCAAGCTGAGCGACCTCGGGATCGACAACGCCGCCTGA
- a CDS encoding PH domain-containing protein — translation MGILNQTQTTPQGFVDNHGHALVEGEEVYFAFRTIRDWIAFTDWRMIYVDVQGILGNKKEYLTVPYRSITAFSITSAGTIDIDAEIAVFLSGHPPIEFKVGKFTNTEALQKLLAKRMNLVE, via the coding sequence ATGGGGATTCTGAACCAGACCCAGACGACGCCGCAGGGCTTCGTGGACAACCACGGCCATGCCTTGGTGGAGGGGGAAGAGGTCTATTTTGCCTTCCGCACGATCCGCGACTGGATCGCCTTCACCGACTGGCGGATGATCTACGTCGATGTGCAGGGCATCCTGGGCAACAAGAAGGAATACCTGACCGTTCCCTATCGCTCGATCACCGCGTTCTCGATCACCAGCGCGGGCACGATCGACATTGATGCGGAAATCGCGGTGTTCCTCTCCGGCCATCCGCCGATCGAGTTCAAGGTCGGCAAGTTCACCAATACCGAGGCGCTGCAAAAGCTGCTCGCCAAGCGGATGAACCTGGTCGAATAG
- a CDS encoding fasciclin domain-containing protein, producing the protein MNMRTLLAAPAILALAACAPSLADDVDLENVAPDDIAWIGESPVYPNATIAQNIASAQVFSKLAELIERTDLEATLDGAGPLTIFAPSDAALTDLPMHTDEALRRTLAYHVIEGRIDAGELAARIVEGGGSYHAQTLSGDTLTFRVDGEGIVIVNGAGGTARVTMADLNQANGMMHVIDKVLLPAQ; encoded by the coding sequence ATGAACATGCGCACTCTCCTCGCCGCTCCGGCCATCCTCGCCCTTGCGGCCTGCGCGCCGAGCCTGGCGGACGACGTCGATCTCGAAAACGTCGCCCCGGACGACATTGCCTGGATCGGCGAGAGCCCGGTCTATCCCAACGCCACCATCGCGCAGAACATTGCCTCTGCGCAGGTTTTCTCGAAGCTCGCCGAACTGATCGAGCGGACCGATCTGGAGGCGACACTGGACGGGGCGGGCCCGCTGACGATCTTCGCGCCGAGCGACGCGGCGCTGACCGACCTGCCGATGCACACCGACGAAGCGCTGCGGCGCACGCTGGCCTATCACGTGATTGAGGGCCGGATCGACGCAGGTGAACTCGCCGCGCGGATCGTGGAAGGTGGCGGCTCGTACCACGCGCAGACGCTGTCCGGAGACACGCTGACCTTCCGCGTCGATGGCGAGGGGATCGTGATCGTCAATGGCGCGGGCGGCACGGCGCGCGTGACGATGGCCGACCTCAATCAGGCCAATGGCATGATGCACGTGATCGACAAGGTGCTGCTGCCCGCGCAGTGA
- a CDS encoding NAD(P) transhydrogenase subunit alpha, protein MKIAVLKEQAAGETRVALTPETAKKFIALGAEVSVEAGAGETAAIADSAYRDAGASVGPAAEVIKDAGIVLGVQAPDPAALAGAKPGAKVAALFDPFRDGARVEAYASAGYEALSMEFMPRITRAQSMDVLSSQSNLSGYKAVIAAADQYGRAFPMMMTAAGTVQAARVFIMGVGVAGLQAIATAKRLGAQVSATDVRSATREQIESLGAKAIFVAEGGIEGEGSGGYASEMSDEYKAAQAKLVSEHIAKQDIVITTALIPGRPAPRLVSDEQIASMKPGSVIFDLAVPQGGNVEGAVADELVTRHGVTIMGYANTPAQLAPDSSALFARNLYNFLSAFWDGEAGEPVLDEEIGDAVRLTRGGQVVNARLKDAG, encoded by the coding sequence ATGAAGATCGCGGTCCTCAAGGAGCAGGCGGCGGGTGAGACGAGGGTCGCATTGACCCCGGAAACCGCCAAGAAGTTCATCGCACTCGGCGCCGAAGTCTCGGTCGAGGCAGGCGCGGGAGAGACCGCGGCGATTGCCGATTCGGCTTATCGCGATGCGGGAGCAAGCGTCGGCCCGGCGGCCGAGGTGATCAAGGACGCGGGCATCGTGCTCGGCGTTCAGGCGCCCGATCCCGCCGCGCTTGCCGGCGCAAAGCCCGGTGCGAAGGTCGCCGCGCTGTTCGATCCGTTCCGCGATGGCGCGCGGGTCGAGGCCTATGCCAGCGCCGGATACGAAGCGCTGAGCATGGAGTTCATGCCGCGCATCACCCGTGCGCAGAGCATGGACGTGCTCTCCAGCCAGTCCAACCTCTCGGGCTACAAGGCGGTGATCGCCGCCGCCGACCAGTATGGCCGGGCCTTTCCGATGATGATGACCGCCGCCGGCACGGTGCAGGCCGCGCGCGTCTTCATCATGGGCGTCGGTGTTGCCGGCCTTCAGGCGATCGCCACCGCCAAGCGGCTGGGTGCGCAGGTCTCCGCGACCGATGTCCGCTCCGCCACGCGCGAGCAGATCGAATCGCTCGGCGCGAAGGCGATCTTCGTCGCCGAAGGCGGGATCGAGGGCGAGGGCAGCGGCGGCTATGCCAGCGAGATGAGCGACGAATACAAGGCCGCTCAGGCCAAGCTCGTCTCCGAACATATCGCCAAGCAGGACATCGTCATCACCACCGCGCTGATCCCGGGACGCCCGGCACCGCGGCTGGTCTCCGACGAACAGATCGCCAGCATGAAACCGGGCAGCGTCATCTTCGATCTCGCCGTCCCGCAGGGGGGCAATGTCGAAGGCGCGGTGGCGGACGAGCTGGTCACCCGCCATGGTGTCACCATCATGGGCTATGCCAACACGCCTGCGCAGCTGGCACCGGATTCGAGCGCTCTGTTCGCGCGCAACCTGTACAACTTCCTCTCCGCCTTCTGGGACGGCGAGGCAGGGGAGCCGGTGCTGGACGAGGAAATCGGCGATGCCGTGCGGCTGACCCGGGGCGGCCAAGTGGTGAACGCGCGGCTGAAGGACGCGGGCTGA